From one Euwallacea fornicatus isolate EFF26 chromosome 4, ASM4011564v1, whole genome shotgun sequence genomic stretch:
- the LOC136338804 gene encoding uncharacterized protein, with translation MLDFFVTLSLFNLTLVFLPCLVFSYFTLKICHSIWINSVSLLHPDIEFINYSTVRILLDTHRNQGIISVLLAVRGKENPEAIKRHLQELVKRRDKSGNLAFPRLQQTLTTRCGTYAWQRGKFDLEQHISTAKFTYKGRAVTEFNIQEYVSEIISKYLPADQSPWQVTIIPTSEDCHYILFKIHHILLSEGVNVGDLLPLIPPTKQLSGSTPSKSPIVDVLKKPEAISSLKEKITDEISNFWNEFISSYEPLEKPELLKDTFTITQFLAITVITIISIIKECRKGFRVIKPDIFSKARYMFLTTMNEKGKRGVTMANFFWAIVKSLSPSNLLQVSLQNFWFLFVSIPIRLPIMLYGESVALYSCITLKYCPYPRTFVGVIYYYIPLIYSSLLELMDMFKIIFLAPRTVIQDILLQEEFLQTITLCGRKAVAWSDPVRKDVIRNTAEKLGVSETEITLSACTMTISKYFGQINDTIPTELPVTIRNINSQYLFATGPNIKPEDSVSGIICLNLPIVDPHSDRTQLENLKDLEVKFRNSIETQSLSHLLTLLQTKFGILTKVIPSTLVSVYLKYLSRKFAVTFTEVSNRYPNVTQRTLWGQEVISAIYWRPPQANTSISLCINEYADHIRLGVMCDAQLVPHHPILVRGFPEFVKDLAESAGFP, from the exons ATGCTGGACTTTTTTGTGACTTTATCGTTGTTCAATTTAACGTTAGTGTTCCTACCGTGTTTAGTGTTTAGCTACTTCA CCCTGAAAATATGTCACTCAATATGGATAAACAGCGTTTCCCTCCTACATCCTGACATAGAATTTATCAACTATTCCACAGTAAGGATACTATTAGACACCCATAGAAATCAAGGCATAATCTCTGTGCTTTTGGCTGTCAGAGGAAAAGAGAATCCCGAAGCTATAAAGAGGCACTTGCAG GAATTGGTAAAAAGACGAGACAAATCTGGAAATTTAGCCTTTCCAAGGCTACAGCAGACTTTAACTACTAGATGCGGTACTTATGCTTGGCAGAGGGGAAAATTTGACTTGGAGCAACATATCAGCACAGCTAAGTTCACTTATAAGGGGAGAGCCGTCACGGAATTTAACATACAG GAATATGTCAGCGAGATTATTTCCAAATATCTGCCAGCAGACCAGTCTCCATGGCAAGTGACTATTATCCCCACGTCCGAGGATTGTCACTATATCCTATTCAAAATCCACCATATTCTGCTTAGTGAAGGGGTTAATGTTGGTGATTTATTACCTCTAATACCTCCTACCAAACAACTTTCGGG GAGCACCCCATCGAAAAGCCCCATAGTGGACGTTCTAAAGAAACCTGAAGCCATATCTTCCCTTAAGGAGAAAATCACTGACGAAATTTCCAACTTCTGGAACGAATTCATCAGCAGTTATGAGCCCCTAGAGAAGCCGGAGTTACTCAAAGATACTTTCACCATAACTCAGTTTCTCGCCATCACTGTTATTACGATTATTTCCATTATCAAAGAATGTCGAAAGGGGTTTCGAGTCATCAAACCCGACATATTCTCCAAGGCACGCTACATGTTTTTGACCACAATGAATGAAAAGGGCAAAAGAGGCGTCACGATGGCCAACTTCTTCTGGGCTATAGTTAAGTCTTTGAGCCCTTCCAATCTCCTGCAAGTGTCCCTGCAAAACTTctggtttttatttgtttctattCCTATACGCTTACCCATAATGCTGTATGGAGAGAGCGTAGCTCTCTATTCTTGTATTACTCTGAAATACTGTCCATATCCTCGTACTTTCGTTGGAGTTATCTACTATTACATCCCATTAATCTACAGCTCATTATTGGAGTTGATGGATATGTTCAAGATAATCTTCCTGGCTCCTCGCACTGTTATTCAAGACATTCTTCTGCAAGAAGAGTTTTTGCAGACAATAACTTTATGTGGGCGCAAAGCTGTAGCTTGGAGTGATCCAGTTAGAAAAGACGTTATACGAAACACTGCAGAAAAACTAGGAGTATCTGAGACTGAAATCACTCTGTCGGCTTGTACCATGACAATCTCGAAATATTTTGGTCAAATCAACGACACAATCCCTACAGAACTACCAGTTACAATACGAAACATAAATTCCCAATATCTCTTCGCCACTGGTCCGAATATCAAGCCCGAAGACTCAGTTAGTGGTATAATTTGCTTGAATTTGCCCATTGTAGATCCACATTCTGACCGCACTCAACTGGAAAATCTCAAAGACTTGGAAGTAAAGTTCAGAAATTCCATTGAAACTCAGAGCTTGTCGCATTTGCTGACACTCTTGCAAACAAAGTTTGGAATTCTGACCAAAGTGATACCGTCCACTTTGGTGAGCGTGTACTTGAAGTATTTGTCCAGAAAGTTTGCGGTCACGTTCACAGAAGTGTCCAATCGCTATCCCAATGTCACTCAGAGAACGTTGTGGGGGCAAGAGGTTATTAGTGCTATTTATTGGAGGCCGCCGCAAGCTAATACAA GTATTTCTTTATGTATCAATGAATACGCTGATCATATCAGACTTGGAGTGATGTGCGATGCCCAGCTTGTTCCACATCATCCAATTCTTGTTCGAGGATTTCCAGAGTTTGTGAAGGATCTTGCAGAATCAGCAGGCTTTCCATAA